In one Thermococcus sp. 2319x1 genomic region, the following are encoded:
- a CDS encoding aspartate/glutamate racemase family protein, whose amino-acid sequence MYGWRGRIGLIVPSSNTTMEMELHSALPEGVSLHTARMPLKNVTEEELVTMSGLAVESAKLLRDADVDLILYGCTSGSFIGGGDFDRELAEKIESEVKLPVITTSTAVVEALKILDSQRILVITPYTDEINQREREFLEANEFEVIDIRGLGIVDNTRIGRLEPYEAYRMAKALFTDEADAVFISCTNLRTFEIIEALEDDLGVPVVTSNQASLWLALREIDIGEKIPRLGKLFREF is encoded by the coding sequence ATGTACGGATGGAGAGGTAGAATTGGCTTGATAGTACCGTCTTCAAACACAACAATGGAGATGGAACTGCATTCAGCTTTACCTGAGGGAGTATCACTTCACACAGCAAGGATGCCCCTGAAGAACGTTACTGAAGAGGAGCTTGTAACGATGAGCGGGCTTGCAGTGGAGAGTGCGAAGCTATTGAGGGATGCCGACGTTGACTTAATTCTTTATGGGTGTACAAGCGGTTCTTTTATAGGCGGAGGAGACTTTGACAGAGAGCTTGCGGAAAAAATCGAGAGCGAGGTGAAGCTACCGGTTATAACGACGAGTACAGCGGTTGTTGAAGCCCTTAAGATTCTTGACTCCCAAAGGATACTTGTCATAACCCCCTATACCGATGAGATAAACCAGAGGGAGAGAGAGTTTTTGGAGGCCAATGAGTTTGAGGTCATAGACATTAGGGGGCTCGGGATAGTTGACAACACCAGAATAGGAAGGCTCGAGCCCTATGAGGCTTACAGAATGGCTAAAGCACTCTTTACCGATGAGGCTGATGCAGTATTCATAAGCTGTACTAATTTGAGGACCTTTGAGATAATCGAGGCCCTCGAAGATGACTTAGGAGTTCCTGTCGTTACAAGCAATCAAGCCTCTCTATGGCTTGCTTTGAGGGAAATTGACATAGGGGAGAAAATCCCCCGGCTCGGAAAGCTTTTTAGGGAGTTTTAA
- a CDS encoding MEMO1 family protein, giving the protein MIRYPAVAGSFYPSGGELKLMLDEFFSDLGELGEERKITAGIAPHAGYIFSGYTASRTYKAIYEDGLPETFVIIGPNHTGLGSPVAIYPEGIWRTPMGDVEVDAELAKTIAKHSSLADLDEFAHKYEHSLEVQVPFIQYISEKAKKEVKIVPIALGLQDEEVAEDLGRAIFEASQELGRDVVVIASTDMMHYGYAYGYVPFRARGDDLLGRIREWDFRVIQKILEFDYKGMFDEIRKMDHTMCGPGGVATAIVFSRLSGAVEAEVLHYTTSFEVSRSTDAIVGYVSVVMRGT; this is encoded by the coding sequence ATGATAAGATATCCCGCAGTTGCCGGGAGCTTTTATCCTTCCGGAGGAGAGCTAAAACTCATGCTTGATGAGTTTTTCAGCGACCTTGGAGAGCTTGGAGAAGAAAGGAAGATTACCGCAGGGATTGCACCTCACGCTGGATACATCTTCTCCGGTTATACTGCATCAAGAACGTACAAAGCAATCTATGAAGACGGTCTCCCGGAGACGTTTGTGATCATAGGGCCAAACCACACTGGATTAGGTTCTCCCGTAGCAATTTACCCTGAAGGCATCTGGAGAACTCCAATGGGAGATGTTGAAGTTGATGCCGAGCTGGCAAAGACTATCGCAAAGCATTCCAGTTTGGCTGATTTAGACGAGTTTGCTCACAAATACGAACATTCTCTCGAAGTGCAGGTTCCTTTCATTCAGTACATCTCCGAAAAAGCAAAGAAAGAAGTGAAGATAGTCCCCATAGCGCTTGGACTGCAAGATGAGGAGGTTGCCGAAGATCTGGGAAGGGCGATATTTGAAGCAAGCCAAGAGCTCGGGAGGGATGTAGTAGTTATAGCAAGTACGGACATGATGCATTACGGCTATGCTTACGGCTACGTGCCCTTCAGAGCAAGAGGAGATGATTTGCTGGGAAGAATTAGGGAGTGGGACTTCAGAGTAATTCAAAAGATTCTCGAATTTGATTATAAAGGAATGTTCGACGAGATAAGGAAAATGGACCATACAATGTGCGGCCCGGGGGGAGTTGCAACGGCAATAGTCTTCTCAAGGCTCAGCGGAGCGGTTGAAGCAGAGGTTTTGCACTACACCACAAGCTTTGAGGTGAGCAGGAGTACAGACGCAATAGTTGGCTATGTGTCAGTTGTAATGAGGGGAACATGA
- a CDS encoding glycerophosphodiester phosphodiesterase family protein, translating to MPHWETEKILVIGHRGGRGKYPENSLLAFVEAIKAGADGVELDVWLTKDGRVIVMHDESIDRTTNLRGKQKEMTLDELKKADLGMGQKIPTLEEVFETLPKDALINVEIKDIEAVEKVLEIVDTFNAVERTMISSFNIDALRKTREVNKDITLGLLVEEESVAPLIPKLKDELSLYSVNVPIDGIRVIGFERFRQALAWVKSLGLRIALWPANEELYYQNNNLERLRGLFDTVITDDPGKMVKHLKALGLR from the coding sequence ATGCCTCACTGGGAAACCGAGAAAATATTGGTTATCGGACATAGGGGAGGAAGAGGCAAGTACCCGGAGAACAGCCTACTTGCCTTTGTTGAAGCAATAAAAGCCGGGGCTGATGGTGTGGAATTGGACGTTTGGCTAACTAAAGACGGCAGAGTTATAGTTATGCATGACGAAAGCATAGATAGGACAACAAATCTAAGGGGGAAGCAGAAGGAAATGACGTTGGATGAACTCAAGAAGGCTGACCTTGGAATGGGGCAGAAAATACCGACACTTGAGGAAGTTTTTGAAACTTTGCCAAAAGATGCACTGATTAACGTTGAGATAAAGGATATAGAAGCAGTGGAAAAAGTGCTTGAGATAGTGGATACGTTCAATGCCGTGGAGAGAACCATGATTTCCTCTTTCAACATAGATGCACTGAGGAAAACAAGGGAGGTAAACAAAGATATAACCTTAGGACTCCTCGTGGAAGAAGAAAGTGTAGCTCCTCTAATTCCAAAACTTAAAGATGAGCTTTCCCTTTACTCGGTCAATGTTCCCATAGACGGCATACGGGTAATTGGCTTTGAGAGGTTTAGGCAAGCTTTAGCATGGGTTAAAAGCCTAGGCCTTAGGATAGCTCTGTGGCCTGCAAATGAAGAGCTCTATTATCAAAACAACAACCTTGAGAGGCTTAGAGGACTTTTCGATACCGTAATCACAGACGATCCCGGGAAAATGGTGAAACACCTCAAAGCACTGGGATTAAGGTAG
- the glpK gene encoding glycerol kinase GlpK → MEKFVLALDEGTTSARAIVFDRESNILGVGQYEFPQHYPRPGWVEHNPEEIWEAQLRAIKTAINSAKIEPNRIAAIGVTNQRETTLVWDKAGKPLYNAIVWQCRRTAEMVEEIKREYGAMIKEKTGLVPDAYFSASKLKWLLDNVPGLRERAEKGEVMFGTVDTFLIYRLTGEHVTDYSNASRTMLFNIKKLDWDEELLELFNIPESVLPEVRESSEIYGHTKKELLGAEIPVSGDAGDQQAALFGQAAFDAGMVKATYGTGSFILVNTDKMVLYSNNLLTTIGWGLNGRISYALEGSVFITGAAVQWLRDGIKIINHASETEELARKLESNEGVYFVPAFVGLGAPYWDQFARGLIIGITRGTGREHLVRATLEAIAYLTRDVIEEMEKLVQIKELRVDGGATENDFLMQFQADILNRKVIRPVVKETTALGAAYLAGLAVDYWENTKEIAELWKAERVFEPLMDEKTRERLYNGWKEAVKRALGWARIVETQ, encoded by the coding sequence ATGGAGAAGTTTGTTCTTGCGTTGGATGAAGGCACCACTTCGGCAAGGGCTATTGTTTTCGATAGAGAAAGCAACATTCTTGGCGTTGGCCAGTACGAGTTTCCCCAGCACTATCCAAGGCCCGGATGGGTCGAACACAATCCAGAGGAGATATGGGAAGCCCAGCTCAGGGCGATAAAGACGGCAATTAATAGCGCTAAAATCGAACCGAATCGGATAGCTGCCATTGGCGTTACCAACCAGCGCGAGACGACGCTCGTTTGGGATAAAGCTGGAAAGCCCCTCTACAACGCGATAGTCTGGCAGTGCAGGAGAACGGCCGAGATGGTGGAAGAAATAAAGCGCGAGTACGGGGCGATGATAAAGGAGAAGACCGGTTTGGTTCCAGATGCCTACTTCTCGGCGAGCAAGCTCAAGTGGCTCCTCGACAACGTTCCCGGCTTGAGGGAGAGGGCCGAGAAAGGGGAGGTGATGTTTGGAACAGTGGATACATTCCTCATCTACCGCCTAACCGGGGAGCACGTTACGGACTACTCCAACGCCTCAAGGACGATGCTTTTCAACATCAAAAAGCTCGACTGGGACGAGGAACTCCTTGAGCTCTTTAACATCCCGGAAAGCGTCCTCCCCGAGGTCAGGGAGTCAAGCGAAATCTACGGCCACACAAAGAAGGAGCTCCTCGGCGCTGAGATTCCCGTGAGCGGAGATGCCGGTGACCAGCAGGCCGCTTTGTTCGGCCAGGCCGCCTTCGATGCTGGGATGGTGAAGGCCACCTACGGTACGGGAAGCTTCATCCTCGTGAACACGGACAAGATGGTGCTCTACTCCAACAACCTGCTCACGACCATCGGGTGGGGTCTCAATGGGAGGATTTCTTACGCCCTCGAAGGGAGTGTTTTCATAACCGGGGCAGCGGTGCAGTGGCTCAGGGACGGAATAAAAATCATAAATCACGCTTCCGAGACAGAGGAGCTCGCCAGGAAGCTCGAAAGCAATGAAGGAGTTTACTTCGTCCCTGCATTCGTTGGCTTAGGGGCGCCCTACTGGGATCAGTTTGCAAGAGGCCTAATAATCGGCATAACCCGCGGTACCGGAAGAGAACACTTGGTGAGGGCTACTCTTGAAGCTATTGCTTATCTTACGAGAGACGTTATCGAGGAGATGGAGAAGCTCGTCCAGATAAAGGAGCTCCGTGTCGATGGTGGGGCCACTGAAAACGACTTCCTCATGCAGTTCCAGGCGGATATTCTCAACAGGAAGGTCATAAGACCCGTTGTGAAAGAAACCACCGCCCTTGGTGCTGCTTACCTTGCGGGACTGGCCGTGGATTACTGGGAGAATACCAAGGAGATAGCCGAGCTCTGGAAGGCTGAGAGGGTTTTCGAGCCTCTGATGGATGAGAAAACAAGGGAGAGGCTCTACAACGGATGGAAGGAAGCTGTGAAGAGGGCCCTTGGCTGGGCAAGGATTGTTGAAACTCAGTAA
- a CDS encoding NAD(P)/FAD-dependent oxidoreductase produces MKTRAVIIGAGISGASIARVLSRYENLEVHLIEKNADVGWGVSKANTALIHGGYDDDPEKYPTRAKLCIKGNRLWHEWVKELEIPHIWNGALIVALEDEDFKELEKLLERGRKNGVPEMRIVGREELFHLEPNLNPEALGGLWVPIVGQIGPIPAVIAIVENAVANGVKLHLETEVRGIKVEGGEVKGVETNNGFIEADIIINAAGLYADEISRMVGVNDFEIHPRKGEYWIFDDDIPGPRRVLFPTPTPKSKGVVVTTEISGHLMIGPNAQDLPREEKENTATTREGLEEVWKKARELWPNLPPRSKVIRTFAGLRPEPTGGDFIIRAEKEVWGFINVAGIRSPGLTSAPAIAYEVRDIIKRDLGIKLVEKKKWNPYRKDITHFFMLSREKANELVKQNPSYGKIVCRCNHVSEGDILEAIERMKLIGVKTPSIDSIKVRTKATSGTCQGSFCRVRIARILAREYGVDLWDVTLKGKGSEIGIGDVKVLLRGEVE; encoded by the coding sequence ATGAAGACAAGAGCTGTCATAATAGGCGCTGGAATAAGCGGTGCGAGCATAGCACGTGTTTTAAGCAGATATGAAAATCTTGAAGTTCATCTGATTGAAAAGAACGCCGACGTTGGCTGGGGCGTGAGCAAAGCCAACACCGCCCTCATCCACGGCGGCTACGATGATGACCCTGAGAAGTACCCAACAAGGGCAAAGCTTTGCATAAAGGGAAACCGCCTCTGGCATGAGTGGGTAAAAGAACTCGAGATTCCTCACATCTGGAACGGGGCTTTGATAGTCGCGTTGGAAGATGAAGACTTCAAGGAACTTGAGAAGCTCTTAGAGAGGGGGAGAAAAAACGGAGTTCCAGAGATGAGGATTGTCGGTAGGGAGGAGCTCTTCCACCTTGAACCCAACCTTAATCCAGAAGCTCTTGGTGGGCTTTGGGTTCCTATAGTTGGTCAGATAGGCCCGATTCCAGCGGTTATTGCAATAGTGGAGAATGCCGTTGCAAATGGAGTAAAACTTCACCTTGAAACAGAGGTCAGAGGGATAAAAGTTGAAGGAGGGGAAGTGAAAGGCGTTGAAACTAACAACGGCTTCATTGAAGCGGATATAATCATAAACGCCGCAGGACTGTATGCGGATGAAATCTCCAGAATGGTAGGAGTGAATGACTTTGAGATTCACCCGAGAAAAGGCGAATACTGGATTTTTGATGACGATATACCCGGTCCAAGAAGGGTTCTCTTCCCTACACCAACTCCAAAGAGCAAGGGTGTAGTTGTTACCACGGAGATAAGCGGTCATCTGATGATTGGGCCAAATGCTCAAGATTTGCCAAGGGAGGAGAAAGAGAATACAGCCACCACCAGAGAAGGGCTCGAAGAGGTGTGGAAAAAAGCAAGGGAGCTCTGGCCGAACTTGCCTCCAAGAAGCAAGGTAATAAGGACGTTTGCCGGATTGAGGCCCGAACCCACAGGAGGAGACTTCATTATAAGGGCAGAAAAGGAGGTTTGGGGATTTATCAACGTTGCCGGCATCCGCTCTCCAGGCTTAACAAGTGCTCCTGCCATAGCATATGAGGTTAGGGATATAATAAAGCGAGATCTCGGGATAAAGTTAGTTGAAAAGAAAAAATGGAACCCTTACCGCAAAGACATAACGCACTTCTTCATGCTTTCCAGGGAAAAAGCAAACGAGCTCGTGAAGCAAAATCCATCTTATGGAAAGATTGTATGCAGGTGCAACCACGTAAGCGAGGGTGACATTCTGGAGGCTATTGAGAGAATGAAACTTATAGGCGTCAAGACTCCAAGCATCGACTCAATCAAAGTAAGAACAAAAGCCACAAGCGGGACATGTCAGGGAAGCTTCTGCAGGGTAAGGATAGCAAGGATACTGGCGAGAGAATATGGGGTAGACCTCTGGGATGTGACCCTCAAAGGAAAGGGAAGCGAGATTGGTATTGGGGATGTAAAGGTTCTCCTCAGGGGTGAAGTGGAGTGA